One stretch of Flavobacterium sp. 9 DNA includes these proteins:
- a CDS encoding anhydro-N-acetylmuramic acid kinase, translating to MNKNISALYQIAQKETRKIIGLMSGTSLDGLDIALCEISGSGQNTAVKVTQFETIDYSEEIKIEIRKVFAKKEIDFQHLVMLNEWIGILHAEMINAFLRKRNISADEIDLIASHGQTVLHAPKFLHQQEKFPNATLQIGDGDHIAVKTGIITLSDFRQKHIAAGGEGAPLAVYGDYFLFGKKGENRIMLNMGGIANFTFLPASLNAEETFVTDTGTGNTLIDLFTKQYFPEKSYDKDAEIAQQGTVNQSLLDNLKDDTFFSQEFPKTIGPELFGEAYVKAALAKSNIDTISASDLLATLTRFSAETIAEAIHYAVKKSASKLEDFKIYMSGGGTHNPLLVKWLKELLPCTFHKSDDLGISGDAKEAVLFAILANQTVAGEDFNFGSHQGIPSVTMGKISLPN from the coding sequence ATGAACAAAAATATAAGCGCACTTTACCAAATCGCACAAAAAGAAACCCGAAAAATAATCGGATTAATGTCCGGAACTTCGCTTGACGGACTCGATATTGCGTTATGCGAAATTTCGGGCTCAGGCCAAAATACCGCTGTCAAAGTAACTCAATTTGAAACTATCGATTACTCGGAAGAAATTAAAATTGAGATCCGTAAAGTTTTTGCGAAGAAAGAAATTGATTTTCAGCATTTGGTAATGCTTAACGAATGGATTGGTATTTTGCATGCCGAAATGATCAACGCTTTTCTTAGAAAACGAAATATTTCTGCTGATGAAATTGATTTAATTGCTTCGCACGGTCAAACGGTTTTGCATGCGCCAAAGTTTTTGCATCAACAAGAAAAATTTCCAAATGCTACTTTACAAATTGGAGATGGCGATCATATTGCAGTAAAAACAGGCATTATTACTTTGTCTGATTTTAGACAAAAACATATTGCAGCAGGTGGCGAAGGCGCTCCATTGGCGGTTTATGGCGATTATTTTTTATTTGGAAAAAAGGGCGAAAACCGCATTATGCTTAACATGGGCGGAATTGCCAATTTTACTTTTCTACCCGCTTCCCTAAATGCCGAAGAAACTTTTGTAACCGATACCGGAACCGGAAATACCTTAATTGATCTTTTTACAAAACAATATTTTCCTGAAAAAAGTTACGACAAAGATGCCGAAATCGCGCAACAAGGAACTGTAAATCAATCGTTATTAGACAACTTGAAAGACGATACATTTTTCAGTCAGGAATTTCCAAAAACTATTGGTCCGGAACTTTTTGGCGAAGCTTATGTAAAAGCTGCTTTGGCAAAAAGCAATATTGATACAATTTCAGCATCAGATTTATTGGCGACTTTAACGCGTTTTAGTGCCGAAACAATTGCCGAAGCCATTCATTATGCTGTTAAAAAAAGCGCTTCTAAACTTGAAGATTTCAAAATCTATATGTCTGGCGGAGGAACGCATAATCCATTATTAGTAAAATGGTTAAAAGAATTATTGCCTTGTACATTTCACAAAAGTGATGATTTAGGAATTTCAGGCGATGCCAAAGAAGCGGTTTTATTTGCCATTCTTGCCAATCAAACTGTAGCGGGAGAAGATTTTAATTTTGGTTCTCATCAAGGAATCCCATCTGTAACTATGGGGAAAATTTCATTACCCAATTAA
- a CDS encoding SusC/RagA family TonB-linked outer membrane protein translates to MKKLLFILFGIILFAQPVLAQTKTVTGTITSSTDGLSLPGVSVLIEGTSKSTVTDLDGKFSIAVNEGETLVFTFVGFASKKVKITAGTNSVNLKMTEELNTLSEVVVLGSTVRATRKELGNAVTSIKGEDLVKAQPGGLSTALQGKIAGAQVSQNSGDPAGGFSIKLRGTSSILGSSDPLYVIDGVVLNNATTNVTNLNVTTGNSNMQIGQNRSADINPNDIQSVEVLNGGAAAAIYGSRAANGVVLITTKKGVAGETRYTFSTSVTSNQIRKKLDMNMSDKQFVSTSPALFPIQGNPASPTTVTVLGRNLETRTTDVKRYDYQDDIFGTGVGTDTYFSLQGGDEKTKYFASLGYLVNEGIVKNTDFKRAGAKVRLKHDFNSKLSATVGLNYVNSSSNEKPDGNVFWSPINAINITNNTYDIHRRDINGNLMAVDPNRVNPLSIIEDFKITQNTDRIISDLQLNYTPFKNFNADLIFGIDNYNQRGNVFIPRYPYVVNPAYYNDGYVSEASNRVVQFNNDLNLRYLWNINDKWKATTYGGYNVQTYRDDFAAIEGRNLKPFIETINAFNTLIPGSPSSSQSKYNLWGYYLQETVGYKDKLYLTIAGRQDASTIFSSDNRSQFYPKASASYVLSDEKFMEGIHDAVSSVRFRASWGKSGSLTAIKPYARFTNYSTGTLLGNSTFTIEGFKQGNLDLKPEQSVTYEVGGDFGFLKDRLNLSFSYYNADIDDLLLPVQLAASEGATNTIKNIGQMNNKGYEINLKYDLIKKENLHVDVFVNYSSNRNKVTGLPQQRFKLDSNLAGAPVFVEMNKPIGIFYGTYFARNSDGSLLLTPDGYPQTEKGDVATGAPQRDANGQPTGTILNKQIGNPNPDYVIAFGANVNYKKWGLSVLFDGVQGVDVFDADYRTRQGVGSGTIVTKELNGELPRGYIWSIYNIEEFRVVDGSYLKLREVSLNYSFGKLNNFFDDLTITASGRNLISWDNFTSFDPETNSGGQSSVAKYNFGTVPIPSSYSLAVKVQF, encoded by the coding sequence ATGAAAAAACTATTATTTATTTTATTTGGAATTATTTTGTTTGCTCAACCCGTTCTTGCGCAAACAAAAACCGTAACCGGTACAATTACGAGTAGTACTGACGGACTTTCTCTACCAGGAGTATCCGTTTTGATTGAAGGAACCTCTAAAAGTACCGTAACTGATTTAGACGGAAAATTCAGCATCGCTGTAAACGAAGGCGAAACTCTCGTTTTTACTTTTGTTGGATTTGCGTCTAAAAAAGTCAAAATTACAGCCGGCACCAACTCCGTTAATCTTAAAATGACCGAAGAGCTCAACACACTTTCTGAAGTTGTTGTTTTGGGTTCTACAGTTCGTGCAACACGTAAAGAACTTGGAAATGCTGTAACAAGTATAAAAGGTGAAGATTTGGTTAAAGCGCAACCCGGAGGTCTTTCGACAGCTTTGCAGGGAAAAATTGCCGGAGCACAGGTTTCTCAAAACTCAGGAGATCCTGCCGGAGGTTTCAGCATCAAACTTAGAGGAACTTCATCTATTTTAGGTTCTTCTGATCCATTATATGTTATTGACGGTGTGGTTTTGAACAATGCCACAACCAATGTAACCAACCTGAATGTTACGACCGGAAACTCAAATATGCAAATTGGTCAAAACAGATCTGCAGATATTAATCCGAATGACATACAAAGCGTAGAAGTTTTGAACGGAGGTGCTGCCGCAGCAATCTACGGATCAAGAGCTGCAAACGGTGTGGTTTTAATTACGACTAAAAAAGGTGTAGCAGGCGAAACGAGATATACTTTTTCGACGAGCGTGACTTCAAACCAAATCCGAAAAAAACTGGATATGAATATGTCTGACAAACAGTTTGTGAGCACTTCTCCTGCATTATTCCCAATTCAGGGAAATCCTGCAAGTCCAACTACAGTAACTGTTCTTGGTCGAAATCTTGAAACCAGAACTACTGATGTAAAAAGATACGATTATCAAGATGATATTTTTGGTACAGGCGTTGGAACTGACACTTACTTCTCTCTTCAAGGCGGAGATGAAAAAACTAAATATTTTGCTTCTCTTGGCTATTTGGTAAACGAAGGAATTGTAAAAAATACCGATTTCAAAAGAGCCGGTGCCAAAGTGAGATTAAAACATGATTTCAATTCAAAATTGTCTGCTACGGTAGGATTAAATTACGTGAATTCAAGTTCGAATGAAAAACCGGATGGGAACGTTTTCTGGAGTCCAATTAATGCGATCAATATTACCAATAACACATACGACATTCATCGAAGAGATATTAATGGCAATTTAATGGCTGTTGATCCAAACAGAGTTAATCCGCTTTCGATAATTGAGGATTTCAAAATCACACAAAATACAGATCGTATTATTTCGGATTTACAGTTGAATTATACTCCTTTTAAAAATTTCAATGCCGATTTGATTTTTGGTATCGACAATTACAACCAAAGAGGAAATGTATTTATTCCAAGATATCCTTATGTGGTGAATCCTGCGTATTACAACGACGGTTATGTTTCTGAAGCCAGCAACAGAGTTGTACAATTTAACAACGATTTGAACTTAAGATATCTTTGGAATATCAATGATAAATGGAAAGCTACAACTTATGGAGGTTACAACGTACAAACCTATCGTGACGATTTTGCTGCTATCGAAGGTCGTAATCTAAAACCATTTATTGAAACTATAAATGCTTTTAATACACTGATTCCGGGTTCGCCAAGTTCCAGTCAGTCCAAATACAATTTATGGGGATATTATCTTCAGGAAACTGTTGGATACAAAGACAAACTTTATCTGACAATTGCCGGAAGACAAGATGCATCTACTATTTTCTCAAGCGATAACCGATCTCAATTTTATCCAAAAGCAAGTGCGAGTTATGTACTTTCTGACGAAAAATTTATGGAAGGAATTCATGACGCTGTAAGTTCGGTACGTTTTAGAGCTTCTTGGGGAAAATCAGGAAGTTTAACGGCTATTAAACCTTATGCCCGTTTTACCAACTATTCTACAGGAACTCTTTTAGGAAATAGTACTTTTACTATTGAAGGATTCAAACAAGGAAACTTAGACTTAAAACCGGAGCAAAGTGTTACATATGAAGTTGGTGGTGATTTTGGTTTCTTGAAAGATCGTCTGAATTTATCTTTCAGTTATTACAATGCAGATATTGATGATTTGTTGTTACCAGTTCAATTGGCGGCTTCTGAAGGAGCTACAAATACCATTAAAAACATTGGACAAATGAACAATAAAGGGTATGAAATCAATTTGAAATATGACCTTATCAAAAAAGAGAATTTACATGTTGACGTTTTTGTAAACTATAGCAGCAACAGAAATAAAGTAACAGGATTACCACAACAACGTTTTAAATTAGACAGTAATTTAGCCGGAGCGCCTGTTTTTGTAGAAATGAACAAACCAATCGGGATTTTCTACGGTACTTATTTTGCCCGAAATTCAGACGGAAGTTTATTACTAACTCCAGACGGATATCCTCAAACTGAAAAAGGTGATGTGGCTACCGGAGCGCCACAAAGAGATGCGAACGGACAACCAACAGGAACTATTTTGAACAAACAAATTGGTAATCCAAATCCGGATTATGTGATTGCCTTTGGAGCCAATGTGAATTACAAAAAATGGGGACTTTCAGTATTATTTGATGGCGTTCAGGGCGTAGATGTTTTTGATGCCGATTACAGAACCAGACAAGGTGTAGGATCAGGAACAATTGTAACCAAAGAGCTTAACGGAGAATTACCTCGTGGTTATATCTGGTCGATTTATAATATTGAAGAGTTTAGAGTTGTTGACGGAAGTTACCTGAAATTAAGAGAAGTTTCTTTGAATTATTCTTTCGGAAAATTAAACAACTTCTTTGATGATTTAACGATTACAGCTAGTGGAAGAAACCTGATTTCATGGGATAATTTCACCAGTTTTGATCCGGAAACCAATTCTGGCGGACAATCATCGGTTGCGAAATACAATTTTGGAACAGTGCCAATTCCAAGTTCATACTCATTGGCCGTAAAAGTTCAATTTTAA
- the murQ gene encoding N-acetylmuramic acid 6-phosphate etherase gives MPNKNPETEQESLYKNLDQMSTKELLININTEDKKVPLIVEKQIPKIEKLVKAIVKKMQLGGRLFYIGAGTSGRIGILDASECPPTFGVPHDMIIGIIAGGDTAIRKAVENAEDDTEQAWKDLSKHQISSLDFIIGIAASGNTPYVLGGLKKAKENNIKTGSISCISKGLIAEVADYPIEVVVGPEFLTGSTRMKAGTAQKLTLNMISTSVMIKLGKIKGNKMVDMQLSNEKLVKRAIKMIMEELNIEHDLAAELLQKHKSVRAVLQENSAKK, from the coding sequence ATGCCAAACAAAAACCCTGAAACTGAACAAGAATCTCTGTATAAAAATTTAGACCAAATGAGCACCAAAGAATTGCTCATAAACATAAATACCGAAGATAAAAAAGTACCACTTATTGTTGAAAAACAAATTCCGAAGATTGAAAAACTGGTAAAAGCAATCGTAAAAAAAATGCAGCTTGGCGGACGGTTATTTTATATTGGAGCCGGAACTTCCGGACGTATCGGGATTCTGGATGCTTCTGAATGTCCTCCAACTTTTGGCGTTCCACACGATATGATTATCGGAATTATTGCCGGTGGAGATACTGCAATAAGAAAAGCAGTCGAAAATGCTGAAGACGATACCGAACAAGCCTGGAAGGATTTATCCAAACATCAAATCTCGAGTCTGGATTTTATTATCGGAATCGCTGCTTCGGGAAACACGCCGTACGTTTTAGGCGGACTCAAAAAAGCAAAAGAAAACAACATTAAAACCGGTAGTATTTCCTGCATTAGCAAAGGTTTAATTGCTGAAGTCGCCGATTATCCAATAGAAGTCGTCGTAGGTCCTGAATTTTTAACGGGAAGTACTCGTATGAAAGCCGGAACCGCTCAAAAACTAACCTTAAATATGATCTCAACTTCGGTTATGATTAAACTGGGAAAAATCAAAGGCAACAAAATGGTTGACATGCAATTGTCTAACGAAAAATTAGTAAAAAGAGCCATTAAAATGATCATGGAAGAACTTAATATCGAACACGATCTTGCTGCCGAATTACTGCAAAAACACAAAAGCGTCAGAGCTGTTTTACAGGAGAATAGCGCTAAGAAATAA
- a CDS encoding DeoR/GlpR family DNA-binding transcription regulator, producing the protein MLKKERHQFIMDKFKNVEKINTIDLALELNISEDTIRRDFNELHNKGLINKVYGAAFPVKEKSNNVFDITIINEDKKIIVGQKALSFLSEGQVIIMTGGTTNLSFCKLIPIDFSATIYTYSLPIAMQLSQHPNIELIFIGGKLQKKAMVTVGIDVVQVLSKIRADVCFLGVSSLDVNQGLTEMGYEVSIIKKEMINASDKVIVLATSDKINGKMPHQVCGLDKIDAIVTELNPKSSRIRSFVEAGARVY; encoded by the coding sequence ATGCTTAAAAAAGAAAGACATCAATTTATCATGGATAAATTTAAGAATGTCGAAAAAATAAATACGATTGATCTTGCCTTAGAATTGAACATTTCTGAGGATACAATACGTAGGGATTTTAATGAATTACACAACAAAGGACTCATCAATAAAGTATATGGTGCCGCTTTTCCTGTAAAAGAAAAATCAAATAATGTATTTGATATTACCATTATTAATGAAGACAAAAAGATAATAGTAGGACAAAAAGCGTTGTCGTTTTTAAGCGAAGGACAAGTGATTATAATGACCGGAGGAACGACCAATTTATCTTTTTGCAAACTTATTCCAATAGATTTCTCCGCTACTATATATACGTATAGTTTGCCTATTGCTATGCAGTTATCACAACATCCTAATATCGAGTTGATTTTTATTGGAGGCAAATTACAGAAAAAAGCCATGGTAACCGTTGGCATCGACGTAGTTCAGGTTTTGTCTAAAATCAGAGCCGATGTTTGTTTTCTGGGCGTAAGCAGTTTAGACGTCAATCAAGGACTTACCGAAATGGGATATGAAGTCTCAATCATCAAAAAAGAAATGATCAACGCCTCAGACAAAGTTATTGTTCTGGCAACCTCAGATAAAATAAACGGCAAAATGCCACATCAGGTTTGTGGTCTCGACAAAATAGATGCAATCGTAACGGAGCTAAACCCAAAAAGTTCCAGAATTAGAAGTTTTGTAGAAGCTGGAGCTAGAGTGTATTGA
- a CDS encoding RagB/SusD family nutrient uptake outer membrane protein: protein MKKIFIPIVALTLLFASCNEDYVDPTKPSLELVFGTREGVIGAANGLQQLWTIERISPVYNTITGNGFTTKELRLLNAGNVDEGELSVGGGVLSTKNQVVNNLWSQCLVIKSESQKVIDHIDVLTSENEKASVLVHATIFKAMAITTLVQYFQSVPLKTGKNATFDSRADVLTEAIKILKATEPLLDKATGFSGLVAGVNYKNSVYALLARTYLMAGDYDNAITYAGMVDLSVKSIFAFDQISANPIAYISITTNNVFQPVDLTLGLPASLAPDSADGRLNFYIKPGSNPTVATGFFDSNIKPIPLYLPGEMMLIKAEGYARKDNLPQAIIELNKVLTKTAAADTYGIGANLAPYTGAITKSAILTEIYRNRCIEMYMSSLKLEDSRRFDRPGAGTAGAERNRNWYPYPDSERNNNTNTPPDPAI, encoded by the coding sequence ATGAAAAAAATATTCATCCCTATAGTAGCTCTTACATTGCTTTTTGCAAGTTGTAATGAAGATTATGTTGACCCAACAAAACCATCTTTGGAGTTGGTTTTTGGAACCAGAGAAGGAGTCATTGGTGCTGCCAATGGATTACAGCAACTTTGGACTATCGAACGTATAAGTCCTGTTTACAACACGATTACAGGAAACGGATTTACAACAAAAGAATTGCGATTGCTAAATGCCGGAAATGTTGACGAAGGTGAACTTTCTGTTGGTGGCGGCGTTCTTTCGACCAAAAATCAAGTCGTAAACAATCTATGGTCACAATGTCTTGTGATTAAATCTGAATCTCAAAAAGTTATCGATCATATTGATGTATTAACTTCGGAAAACGAAAAAGCAAGTGTTCTTGTTCATGCTACAATTTTTAAAGCAATGGCGATTACAACTCTTGTACAATATTTTCAAAGTGTACCTTTAAAAACAGGAAAAAATGCCACTTTTGATTCCAGAGCAGATGTGTTAACAGAAGCAATTAAAATTCTAAAAGCAACGGAACCTTTATTGGACAAAGCAACAGGATTTTCTGGTTTGGTAGCCGGAGTTAATTATAAAAATTCCGTTTATGCGCTTTTGGCAAGAACCTATTTAATGGCTGGAGATTATGACAATGCCATTACTTATGCAGGAATGGTTGATCTTTCGGTTAAATCAATTTTTGCTTTCGATCAGATTAGTGCAAACCCAATTGCTTATATTTCGATTACGACAAATAATGTTTTTCAACCTGTTGATTTAACCTTAGGATTACCAGCAAGTTTAGCGCCTGATAGCGCAGACGGAAGATTGAATTTCTACATTAAACCAGGTTCAAATCCTACGGTTGCAACTGGTTTCTTTGATTCTAATATTAAACCAATTCCGCTTTATTTACCTGGCGAAATGATGTTAATCAAAGCTGAAGGATATGCGCGTAAAGACAATTTACCACAAGCAATTATAGAATTAAATAAAGTTTTAACCAAAACTGCTGCGGCTGATACTTACGGAATTGGAGCTAATCTTGCGCCATATACCGGAGCGATTACAAAATCTGCAATTTTAACCGAGATTTACAGAAATCGCTGTATCGAAATGTATATGTCAAGCCTGAAACTGGAAGACAGCAGAAGATTTGATCGTCCGGGCGCAGGAACAGCCGGAGCCGAAAGAAACCGTAACTGGTATCCTTATCCGGATTCTGAGAGAAATAATAATACAAACACGCCTCCAGATCCTGCTATCTAA
- a CDS encoding sodium:solute symporter, protein MSSSTILIFIIVYFGLLLLISQVISKKGQDNDSFFKANKNSKWYLVAFGMIGTALSGVTFISVPGEVGSPNGEQFKYFQFILGNAIGFIIIAKVLLPLYYRMNLTSIYGYIEQRMGTNSYKTAASIFLVSRTVSSAFRLYLVVIVLQRYVFDFYGIPFPMTVFLALTLIFLYTYKSGLKTIIITDTLQTFFLVTSVFITIYFVCDSLNLSVIESVSTIRKSNYSQVFFFDNFLTSKYHFVKQILGGIFVTIAMVGLDQDLMQKNLSCKNIGEAQKNMFTFTGVFVLINIIFLSLGALLYIYANKNGISTPLDLVTGKPRTDLLFPEIALNHLSIVPAFVFLLGIIAATFATTDSALTALTTSFCVDFMGMDKTENLSNNNNIRRRHLVHFGFSILLFLVIIVLNSFNDSSVVALIFRAASYTYGPLLGLYAFGLLQKSRRVNDKIVPVICIIAPILTYFVSEHSASIIGYTFDNELIILNGLFTYIGLYFTSKTSEEKISF, encoded by the coding sequence ATGTCTTCAAGCACCATCTTAATTTTTATCATCGTATATTTTGGACTATTATTACTCATTTCTCAAGTCATAAGTAAAAAAGGACAAGACAATGATTCGTTTTTTAAAGCCAATAAAAATTCTAAATGGTATTTAGTTGCTTTTGGAATGATTGGAACCGCATTATCCGGCGTGACTTTTATTTCGGTTCCTGGCGAAGTCGGATCGCCAAACGGAGAACAATTCAAGTATTTTCAGTTCATTTTAGGAAACGCGATTGGGTTTATTATTATCGCCAAAGTATTACTTCCGTTATATTATCGAATGAACCTTACATCTATTTACGGTTATATCGAACAAAGAATGGGAACAAACAGTTATAAAACTGCTGCGTCGATTTTTTTGGTAAGCAGAACCGTAAGTTCGGCATTTCGATTGTATTTAGTGGTTATTGTTTTACAGCGTTATGTCTTTGATTTTTATGGAATTCCATTTCCTATGACGGTGTTTTTAGCCTTGACTCTAATATTTTTATATACTTACAAAAGCGGTTTAAAAACCATTATTATTACGGATACTTTACAGACTTTTTTCTTAGTTACTTCTGTTTTTATCACCATTTATTTTGTGTGCGACAGTTTGAATTTAAGCGTAATTGAATCTGTTTCAACCATTCGAAAAAGCAACTATTCGCAAGTATTTTTCTTTGATAATTTCTTAACCAGCAAATATCATTTTGTAAAACAAATCCTTGGCGGAATCTTTGTAACCATTGCAATGGTTGGACTTGATCAGGATTTAATGCAAAAAAACCTGAGTTGCAAAAATATCGGCGAAGCACAAAAAAACATGTTTACGTTTACGGGCGTATTTGTGCTTATCAACATTATTTTTCTAAGTTTAGGCGCTTTATTATACATCTACGCAAACAAAAACGGCATTTCAACTCCGCTAGATTTAGTAACCGGAAAACCAAGAACAGATTTACTTTTCCCGGAAATTGCATTGAATCATTTGTCAATTGTTCCGGCATTTGTTTTTCTATTAGGAATTATCGCCGCTACTTTTGCTACGACAGATTCGGCATTGACGGCTTTAACCACTTCATTTTGTGTGGATTTTATGGGAATGGACAAAACAGAAAATCTCTCAAACAACAACAATATCAGAAGAAGACATTTAGTTCATTTTGGATTTTCGATACTATTATTTCTCGTGATTATTGTCTTAAATTCTTTTAATGATAGTTCTGTAGTGGCTTTAATTTTCAGAGCGGCATCTTATACTTACGGACCATTATTAGGATTATATGCTTTTGGATTATTACAAAAATCAAGACGCGTAAACGACAAAATTGTGCCTGTAATTTGTATTATCGCTCCAATTTTGACGTATTTTGTGAGTGAACATTCGGCTTCAATTATAGGTTATACTTTTGATAATGAACTTATAATCTTAAACGGATTATTCACTTATATCGGACTTTATTTTACAAGCAAAACTTCTGAAGAAAAAATCTCTTTTTAA
- a CDS encoding helix-turn-helix domain-containing protein has translation MIGEKIRKIRIIKGYSQEYIADLLEISQSAYSDIERGKTKINLERLREVALIFELDVNYIMNFHENQFSTKTIQTNSKEIDNEERIVEVFDIERELYKEQIANLKNEIAYLRSKLDKNKS, from the coding sequence ATGATTGGGGAAAAAATCAGAAAAATCAGAATTATTAAGGGATATTCTCAGGAGTATATTGCTGATTTATTAGAAATATCGCAATCTGCGTACTCTGATATTGAAAGAGGTAAGACAAAAATTAATTTAGAAAGATTAAGGGAAGTAGCTTTAATTTTTGAACTTGATGTTAATTATATAATGAATTTTCATGAAAATCAATTCTCAACAAAGACAATTCAAACTAATTCAAAAGAAATTGATAATGAAGAAAGAATAGTAGAAGTATTTGATATAGAGCGTGAATTATATAAAGAACAGATTGCTAATTTAAAAAATGAAATTGCTTATTTGAGAAGTAAATTGGATAAAAATAAGTCATAA